A stretch of Vibrio sp. B1FLJ16 DNA encodes these proteins:
- a CDS encoding c-type cytochrome — protein sequence MLIMLMRKTYTSLLLMAIIFTPVVFSEDMGGEYAKGKYLVQIGGCNDCHTAGYAPSGGTTPESQWLMGDQMGFRGPWGTTYPVNLREYVGNLSEAEWIAKAKVIKTRPPMPWWALNEMKEEDLSAVYQYIKSLGSAENAVPSFVPPEEEPKTPYIQWPQPPK from the coding sequence ATGCTAATTATGTTGATGAGAAAGACATACACCTCACTATTATTGATGGCGATTATTTTCACTCCTGTGGTTTTCTCAGAGGATATGGGAGGAGAATATGCGAAAGGAAAGTACCTCGTCCAAATTGGTGGCTGTAACGATTGTCATACTGCAGGATATGCTCCCAGCGGTGGAACGACACCAGAGTCGCAATGGCTTATGGGCGATCAGATGGGTTTCAGAGGTCCGTGGGGAACTACTTACCCTGTTAACTTACGTGAGTATGTTGGTAACTTATCTGAAGCTGAATGGATAGCAAAAGCCAAAGTAATTAAAACCAGACCACCTATGCCTTGGTGGGCGCTAAACGAAATGAAAGAAGAAGATTTGAGCGCCGTCTATCAGTACATAAAGAGCTTAGGTAGCGCGGAGAACGCTGTCCCGTCCTTTGTACCTCCGGAGGAAGAACCCAAAACGCCGTACATTCAATGGCCGCAACCTCCAAAATAG
- a CDS encoding SDR family oxidoreductase yields MNRQKVAIITGGGRGIGAATAQLFANNGYAVCINYKSNSEAASKLAETITRNGGKCITVQADVSREEDVERLFSVVDRELGTLSVLVNNAGILKRQMRLEDMTADRINAILSNNVTSYFLCCREAVKRMSTRHGGVGGVIVNVSSGAARSGSPNEYIDYAASKGAIDTLTKGLSLEVASEGIRVNCVRPGLIHTDMHADGGEPERIERLKSVIPLQRGGKPEEVAEAIYWLASEKSSFSTGNYLDLAGGL; encoded by the coding sequence ATGAACAGACAAAAAGTGGCAATCATTACTGGTGGCGGTCGAGGTATAGGCGCTGCGACAGCGCAACTTTTTGCGAATAATGGTTATGCGGTATGCATTAACTATAAATCCAATTCAGAAGCAGCAAGTAAGCTGGCTGAAACGATCACCCGTAATGGCGGTAAATGTATTACGGTCCAGGCAGATGTATCTCGCGAGGAAGATGTCGAACGACTGTTTTCTGTGGTTGACCGAGAACTAGGGACACTGTCTGTTCTGGTTAATAACGCTGGTATCTTAAAAAGACAAATGCGCTTAGAGGATATGACTGCCGACAGAATTAACGCGATACTTTCAAACAATGTGACCAGTTACTTTTTATGTTGCCGCGAAGCCGTCAAGCGTATGTCAACTCGTCATGGCGGAGTGGGTGGTGTTATTGTCAATGTCTCTTCCGGAGCGGCTCGTTCTGGCTCACCTAACGAGTACATCGATTATGCGGCGTCAAAAGGTGCAATAGATACCTTAACGAAAGGTTTGTCGTTAGAAGTTGCGTCTGAGGGAATCCGTGTCAACTGTGTCAGACCCGGTTTAATTCATACTGATATGCATGCCGATGGTGGCGAGCCTGAGCGTATTGAAAGGCTAAAGAGTGTTATCCCTTTGCAAAGAGGCGGGAAGCCAGAAGAAGTTGCTGAGGCGATTTATTGGTTAGCGTCAGAGAAGTCATCATTTTCGACTGGAAATTATCTGGACTTGGCTGGTGGACTTTAA
- a CDS encoding cysteine-rich CWC family protein, with protein MKIRTVTPDPLACPLCGQANACVNLGDKDVTKSCWCNDPSIKFPEALLSQMPAEKRRKACICKACALKYQNSNKGS; from the coding sequence GTGAAAATCAGAACAGTCACTCCAGATCCGCTTGCTTGCCCTTTATGCGGGCAGGCGAACGCTTGTGTCAATTTAGGTGATAAAGACGTCACCAAATCGTGTTGGTGTAATGACCCATCCATCAAGTTTCCCGAAGCACTTCTTTCTCAGATGCCTGCAGAAAAACGAAGAAAGGCATGTATTTGTAAGGCATGTGCTTTAAAGTATCAGAACAGTAACAAAGGTAGTTAG
- a CDS encoding GNAT family N-acetyltransferase: MEIKEVNSVSGVLVQLHDLLNDCVESGASVGFLTPVDGSEIEAYWQSVESDLQAGSRKLFLAYDNNTVVGAVQLSLCSKANGSHRGEVEKLMVKTSARGKGVSKKLMSLMESTAAEIGLSLLVLDTRLGDIASTLYRSIGYTEAGQIPQFARSSSGELEATVYFFKLLSE, translated from the coding sequence GTGGAAATAAAAGAAGTAAATTCGGTCTCAGGTGTGCTTGTTCAATTGCATGATCTGCTTAACGATTGCGTCGAAAGTGGTGCCTCTGTGGGATTTTTAACACCGGTAGACGGTAGTGAAATTGAAGCTTACTGGCAATCAGTAGAATCTGATCTTCAAGCTGGATCGAGAAAGCTTTTTCTAGCTTACGACAACAATACCGTCGTTGGTGCGGTTCAACTTTCTCTGTGCTCGAAAGCCAATGGTTCGCACCGGGGAGAAGTCGAAAAACTTATGGTTAAAACCAGTGCACGAGGGAAGGGCGTAAGTAAAAAACTGATGTCACTGATGGAAAGTACGGCTGCAGAAATCGGTTTGTCGTTACTGGTACTCGATACACGACTTGGTGATATCGCTTCTACGTTGTACCGCTCAATTGGTTATACGGAAGCCGGGCAAATCCCTCAATTTGCGCGCAGTTCAAGTGGCGAGTTGGAAGCCACGGTATATTTCTTTAAGTTATTGAGTGAATAA
- a CDS encoding antibiotic biosynthesis monooxygenase, which translates to MPKVTLKGYILVPESELELVKSELENHTRLTLQEPGCITFRVTESAHNPVRFDVYEEFCDEVAFDAHQKRVKESYWGKVTVNVERHYEILHD; encoded by the coding sequence ATGCCGAAAGTTACACTGAAGGGCTATATTTTGGTGCCGGAATCAGAGTTAGAGCTGGTAAAAAGTGAACTGGAAAACCATACGCGCCTGACGTTGCAAGAACCTGGCTGTATTACGTTTCGCGTTACTGAGAGTGCACATAACCCAGTGCGGTTTGATGTATATGAAGAGTTCTGCGACGAGGTGGCTTTTGACGCACATCAGAAAAGGGTGAAAGAGTCATACTGGGGTAAAGTGACGGTTAACGTCGAACGTCATTATGAAATATTGCACGATTAA
- a CDS encoding LysR family transcriptional regulator: MNWDDLKIFLAVARRGSVSGASVDLGVQHSTVSRRLRAMEEKLGVRLVERIQGGYGLTLAGEKLRTTAEHVEREVLNAQDSLLGQDKLLKGMLRVTVVHHIAYSLFLPIFARFHEQFPDIELEIQSSNTYLSMPHREADVALRVTNNPAEVLIGKKLITFASAIYGSKTYLEHLRQTGEKPNWIGTECCDFHRAWTKEVCPEGIHNFTIDDTGLAHMAIKQGVGLSFLPCFIGDFDDDIARYEDVKFSAFYGLDLWMLLHEDLRHTERVRAFRNFVIEEIEQQRDKLEGRLTAL; the protein is encoded by the coding sequence ATGAACTGGGATGATCTAAAAATATTCTTGGCTGTTGCCCGACGTGGCTCAGTGAGTGGTGCAAGTGTTGACCTTGGCGTACAGCACTCCACAGTTTCAAGGCGTCTTCGGGCGATGGAAGAAAAGCTCGGCGTACGTTTAGTTGAGCGAATTCAAGGCGGCTATGGTTTGACACTTGCTGGTGAGAAACTCCGAACGACTGCAGAACATGTTGAGAGAGAAGTACTTAACGCTCAAGATAGCTTGCTTGGTCAGGACAAGCTTTTAAAAGGTATGCTAAGAGTTACTGTCGTTCACCACATTGCCTACTCTTTATTCCTCCCGATCTTCGCCAGATTCCATGAACAATTTCCGGATATAGAACTGGAGATACAATCTTCTAATACTTACTTGAGTATGCCGCATCGTGAAGCAGACGTTGCACTAAGGGTCACGAACAACCCCGCTGAAGTACTGATCGGGAAAAAGTTAATTACATTTGCGTCTGCGATTTATGGAAGTAAAACCTATTTAGAACATTTAAGGCAAACGGGCGAGAAGCCTAACTGGATTGGTACGGAATGCTGTGACTTCCACCGCGCATGGACGAAAGAGGTTTGCCCAGAAGGAATACACAACTTCACAATTGATGACACGGGTTTAGCGCATATGGCGATAAAACAAGGTGTCGGACTCTCTTTCCTGCCCTGTTTTATCGGTGATTTTGATGACGATATAGCTCGATATGAAGATGTTAAGTTCTCCGCTTTTTACGGTTTAGATTTATGGATGCTGCTCCACGAAGATCTAAGGCACACAGAGCGCGTACGAGCGTTTCGCAACTTTGTCATTGAAGAAATTGAACAGCAGCGTGACAAATTGGAAGGCAGGTTAACAGCACTTTAA
- a CDS encoding carbon-nitrogen hydrolase family protein translates to MKKLAVVQRASAFLDKQRSIALAVESIQSAADNGAELVVFTEAFIPGYPVWLWRLRPGKDWGTTDNLYQRLMSNAVDLSSEDLVPIYEAAKRHHVTVVCGINERDSSASRTTLYNTYITVCHEGNLINVHRKLMPTNPERMVWGFGDASGLRVIDTPVGRIGALVCWENYMPLARYALYAQGVEIYVAPTYDSGSDWTESLRHIAREGRCYVVGSGNLLRVSDLPDDFPEKETLYPDKEEWINGGDSTIIAPGGETLVTPLHQEEGIIYCDIDTDKVAAARRSFDVAGHYSRPDIFTLNVNKAPQTSIRIREAE, encoded by the coding sequence ATGAAAAAGTTAGCGGTAGTACAACGAGCGTCTGCTTTTTTAGATAAACAACGTAGTATTGCGCTGGCGGTTGAAAGTATTCAATCTGCTGCTGACAATGGCGCTGAATTAGTTGTGTTTACTGAAGCCTTTATTCCTGGCTATCCAGTCTGGTTATGGCGTCTACGGCCTGGCAAAGACTGGGGAACAACAGACAACCTTTATCAACGTTTAATGAGCAATGCTGTAGATTTAAGCTCAGAGGACTTAGTTCCGATTTATGAAGCTGCAAAGCGACATCATGTCACCGTTGTGTGTGGTATCAATGAGCGTGACTCAAGTGCCAGTCGTACTACTTTATACAATACGTACATTACGGTGTGCCACGAGGGTAACCTGATTAATGTGCATCGCAAGCTGATGCCGACCAACCCAGAGAGAATGGTATGGGGATTTGGTGATGCCAGTGGGTTGCGGGTAATAGACACACCAGTAGGTAGAATAGGTGCACTGGTTTGTTGGGAGAATTATATGCCGCTGGCTCGTTATGCGCTGTACGCCCAAGGTGTCGAAATTTATGTTGCGCCTACTTATGATAGTGGTTCGGATTGGACAGAAAGCTTGCGTCATATTGCAAGAGAGGGCAGGTGTTATGTGGTCGGTAGCGGTAACCTGTTGAGAGTCAGTGATTTGCCCGATGACTTCCCTGAAAAAGAAACCCTCTATCCGGATAAAGAAGAATGGATTAATGGCGGGGACTCCACAATCATTGCACCAGGCGGTGAAACATTAGTTACACCGCTGCATCAGGAAGAAGGAATTATATATTGTGATATTGATACCGATAAAGTGGCTGCGGCCAGACGCTCTTTCGATGTTGCAGGCCATTACTCTCGTCCTGATATTTTCACACTCAACGTAAACAAAGCACCTCAAACGTCTATCCGTATCAGGGAAGCAGAATAA
- a CDS encoding sensor domain-containing diguanylate cyclase, with protein sequence MNDQIEKQRIYAELINISGKQRMLSQKLALMTARVDNTNEQGLIEYRNNLIHNMESDHDFIISNLPSEHIEEIYFSSPYDLNEHVVNYLNLLKKSSVDDDTYIQSVFYSASKLLLKLDFAVNAFQEESEYVTNKLQKRGQFVLIGSLLTLSIEYFLIFLPIFKRNKRNEQQLSELNDELQFLIKNNPDGMIMLSMDGGIKMFSQMANEMLGYAEEELSQLTLFDLDCHLSKEQIKTNISSLSMDEVSIFETKLTCKDGSVFDALISARIITLNGEEFIYSSTRNVTELNKIKHERDIDTLKLKIAAQSANMGFWQWNPYTREASCDEQMHEIFEVDHSDSSNNSFFWVNKISDKHRENVINDVRNIVESKTAFQSNFILSAPNGEQKIIQYSATPLFNENGEIETIVGTNLDITERQNHLSKINELNKQLEQVQEIIELGYWKLNHQSQEMFWSEKIYSFFEVDKDEYTPSYLGSLDFIHPDDREMVKNAQNYSDEPQNKLNSITFRLVMPDGRIKYIHEMAQTFYDTNTSALQTIGALQDITARRVSEIENERYLELIDQNILSTTMSIDGTITNVSQAFSQLCGYSKNELIGHKRNTILHQNLSTSERQSFWQILNTKDVWQGESKNMTKAKQAFWLTSVLSPIYDDFNRIVGYSEISQDITGRKLAEELSITDQLTGINNRLHLEKVLETKIKGMHNEQSKHSLLIIDLDHFKSINDTYGHLVGDEVLKHFTHVLTKNTRKTDCVGRWGGEEFLVICPNTDLNSAMILAEKLRSQVEKSQFPTVEQVTCCIGVAEYKSRDKNKEQALARADKALYVAKEQGRNKAVSYGSWLKTVEA encoded by the coding sequence ATGAATGACCAAATAGAAAAACAGCGTATTTATGCAGAGCTTATTAATATAAGCGGCAAGCAAAGAATGTTATCGCAAAAACTCGCACTTATGACTGCGCGAGTTGATAATACCAATGAGCAAGGATTAATTGAATACAGAAATAATTTGATCCACAATATGGAATCCGACCATGATTTTATTATTTCTAACCTTCCATCTGAACATATCGAAGAAATCTATTTTTCCTCACCGTATGACTTAAATGAACATGTGGTCAACTACCTTAATCTTCTCAAAAAATCATCAGTCGATGATGATACTTATATACAAAGTGTTTTTTATTCTGCATCTAAGTTATTGTTAAAGCTTGATTTTGCGGTGAATGCTTTTCAAGAAGAATCTGAGTACGTAACAAATAAATTACAGAAACGAGGCCAATTTGTTTTAATTGGCTCATTACTAACGCTTTCTATTGAATACTTCCTTATATTTTTACCCATTTTTAAAAGAAATAAACGCAATGAACAACAGCTAAGCGAACTTAATGATGAATTACAGTTCTTAATTAAAAACAATCCTGATGGCATGATAATGTTGTCTATGGATGGCGGCATAAAAATGTTCAGCCAGATGGCAAATGAAATGTTAGGTTACGCAGAAGAAGAGTTAAGTCAATTAACCTTATTTGATTTAGATTGCCACCTATCTAAAGAACAGATAAAAACGAATATTTCGTCGTTGTCCATGGATGAAGTTTCTATATTTGAAACAAAACTAACATGCAAAGATGGAAGCGTTTTCGATGCATTAATCAGTGCACGAATCATTACGCTTAATGGTGAGGAATTTATCTATTCTTCTACCAGAAATGTAACCGAACTGAATAAAATCAAACATGAAAGAGATATTGACACTCTAAAACTTAAAATTGCAGCTCAGTCTGCGAATATGGGGTTTTGGCAATGGAACCCATATACCAGAGAAGCTAGTTGCGATGAACAAATGCATGAAATATTTGAAGTAGACCATTCCGACTCTTCAAATAACAGCTTTTTTTGGGTCAACAAAATTTCTGACAAGCATAGAGAAAATGTTATAAATGATGTTAGAAACATTGTTGAAAGTAAGACAGCGTTCCAATCTAATTTCATTTTGTCTGCACCCAATGGGGAACAGAAAATCATACAATACTCAGCAACACCATTATTTAATGAAAATGGTGAAATTGAAACAATTGTCGGAACGAATCTGGATATCACAGAGAGACAAAATCACCTGTCTAAGATCAATGAGCTAAACAAGCAGCTCGAACAAGTGCAGGAAATCATTGAACTAGGTTATTGGAAACTCAATCACCAATCCCAAGAAATGTTTTGGTCGGAGAAAATATATTCGTTTTTTGAAGTCGATAAAGATGAATATACTCCATCTTATCTAGGTAGTTTAGACTTCATACACCCTGATGACCGTGAAATGGTCAAGAATGCACAAAACTACTCTGACGAGCCACAAAACAAGCTCAATAGCATCACATTCCGTTTAGTAATGCCTGATGGCAGAATTAAGTACATACATGAGATGGCACAAACCTTCTATGATACTAATACCTCTGCCCTACAGACTATCGGTGCGCTTCAGGATATTACTGCTCGACGTGTATCAGAGATTGAAAATGAACGTTATCTGGAACTTATTGATCAAAACATTTTGAGTACCACCATGAGCATTGATGGCACTATCACCAATGTCTCACAAGCATTTAGTCAACTATGCGGTTATTCTAAAAACGAATTAATTGGTCACAAACGTAACACGATTCTTCATCAGAATCTGTCAACTTCAGAACGACAGTCATTCTGGCAAATTTTAAATACAAAAGATGTCTGGCAAGGTGAAAGCAAAAACATGACTAAAGCGAAGCAAGCGTTTTGGTTAACCTCTGTATTGTCACCAATCTACGACGATTTCAATCGTATCGTTGGCTATTCAGAAATCAGCCAAGACATCACAGGTCGAAAACTCGCTGAAGAGTTATCTATTACCGATCAACTTACTGGTATTAATAATCGACTTCACCTTGAAAAAGTACTAGAAACTAAAATCAAAGGTATGCATAACGAACAAAGTAAGCATTCGTTATTGATAATTGATTTGGATCATTTCAAGAGCATTAATGACACTTATGGTCATTTAGTTGGTGATGAGGTTTTAAAACACTTTACCCATGTTTTAACTAAAAATACTCGAAAAACGGATTGTGTTGGTCGATGGGGTGGCGAAGAATTTCTTGTTATCTGTCCAAATACCGACCTGAACTCAGCAATGATTTTAGCTGAAAAATTAAGATCACAAGTCGAAAAATCACAATTCCCTACGGTAGAGCAAGTGACCTGTTGTATTGGAGTAGCTGAATATAAAAGTAGAGATAAAAATAAAGAACAAGCGCTGGCTCGAGCCGACAAAGCACTTTATGTAGCAAAAGAACAAGGACGAAACAAAGCAGTTTCATACGGATCATGGTTGAAAACCGTCGAAGCGTGA
- a CDS encoding sensor domain-containing diguanylate cyclase, giving the protein MNDQIEKQHIYAELINKSGKQRMLSQKTALMTLRISNNSDKGLIEKRNDLIQIMETDHEFIISNLTSDDIEKVYFSSPHDLNKEVVNYLNLLKNSYVDDNTYIQSVFYASSNLLLKLDFAVNAFQEESEYVTNKLQKRGRFVLIGSLLTLSIEYFIIFLPIFKRNKRNKQRLKELNHELTFLMKNNPDGMLMLSMNGDVKMFSQMTNEMLGYTEEELSQLTIFDLDSHLTKEQIADKFTSFSVDDVSIFETKLRCKNGSIFDALISARIIRLNKGEFVYCSMTDVSELNKIKFYRDIDTLKLKIAAQSANMGIWQWNPKNGQIYCDEQMHKIFCADRTDSSKDVYFWLNKITEKYRTNIINEVKNIVRSKTAFQSNFAITICNGEQRIIQSSATPLFNKNGDIETIVGTNLDITDRQNHLSKINELNRQLEQVQEIIELGYWKLNHQSQEMFWSEKIYSFFEVDKDEYTPSYLGSLDFIHPDDREMVKNAQNYSDEPQNKLNSITFRLVMPDGRIKYIHEMAQTFYDPNTSALQTIGALQDITARRVSEIENERYLELIDQNILSTTMSIDGTITNVSQAFSQLCGYSKNELIGHKRDITLHPNLSTSERQSFWKILNTKDVWQGESKNMTKTEQAFWLTSVFSPIYDDFNRIVGYSEISQDITDRKLAEELSITDQLTGINNRLHLEKVLETEIEGMHNKHSKHSLLIIDLDHFKSINDTYGHLVGDEVLKHFSHVLAENTRKTDCVGRWGGEEFLVICPNTDLNSAMILAEKLRSQVEKSQFPTVDKVTCCIGVADFRRGDNNKEQALALADKALYAAKEQGRNKVVSYGSWLKTVEA; this is encoded by the coding sequence ATGAATGACCAAATAGAAAAACAACATATTTATGCAGAACTAATCAATAAAAGTGGCAAGCAAAGAATGTTATCGCAAAAAACCGCACTAATGACGCTGCGAATTAGCAATAACAGTGATAAAGGATTAATCGAAAAAAGAAACGATTTAATCCAAATTATGGAGACTGACCATGAATTTATTATCTCTAACCTTACATCAGATGATATTGAAAAAGTCTACTTTTCCTCACCGCATGATTTAAACAAAGAAGTTGTAAACTATCTTAATCTTCTCAAAAATTCATACGTAGATGATAATACTTATATACAAAGTGTTTTCTATGCTTCATCTAATTTATTATTAAAACTTGATTTTGCAGTTAATGCTTTCCAAGAAGAGTCTGAATATGTAACAAATAAATTACAAAAAAGAGGAAGGTTCGTTTTAATTGGCTCATTATTAACCCTTTCTATTGAGTATTTTATTATATTTTTACCCATATTTAAGAGAAATAAACGCAATAAACAACGACTCAAAGAACTTAATCATGAATTAACATTTTTAATGAAAAACAACCCTGACGGCATGTTAATGTTGTCGATGAACGGTGACGTTAAAATGTTCAGTCAGATGACAAACGAAATGTTGGGTTACACAGAAGAAGAACTGAGTCAATTAACGATATTTGATTTAGACTCTCATCTAACTAAAGAACAAATAGCAGACAAGTTTACATCTTTCTCAGTGGATGATGTATCTATATTTGAAACAAAACTAAGATGTAAAAATGGTAGTATTTTTGATGCATTGATCAGTGCTAGAATCATTAGACTTAATAAAGGTGAATTTGTTTATTGTTCCATGACAGATGTATCTGAGCTAAATAAAATTAAATTCTACAGAGATATTGATACACTAAAACTAAAAATTGCAGCTCAGTCAGCGAATATGGGAATTTGGCAGTGGAACCCTAAGAATGGACAAATATATTGTGATGAACAAATGCACAAAATATTTTGTGCAGATCGAACAGACTCTTCAAAAGATGTTTATTTTTGGCTAAATAAAATCACTGAAAAATATCGAACAAACATCATAAATGAAGTTAAAAATATAGTTAGAAGTAAGACAGCGTTTCAATCAAATTTTGCTATCACTATTTGTAATGGAGAACAGAGAATCATACAATCTTCAGCGACTCCGTTATTTAATAAGAATGGTGACATTGAAACCATTGTTGGAACGAATCTGGATATCACTGATAGACAAAATCACCTGTCTAAAATCAATGAACTAAACAGACAACTGGAGCAGGTACAGGAAATCATTGAATTAGGTTATTGGAAACTCAATCACCAATCCCAAGAAATGTTTTGGTCGGAGAAAATATATTCGTTTTTTGAAGTCGATAAAGATGAATATACTCCATCTTATCTAGGTAGTTTAGACTTCATACACCCTGATGACCGTGAAATGGTCAAGAATGCACAAAACTACTCTGACGAGCCACAAAACAAGCTCAATAGCATCACATTCCGTTTAGTAATGCCTGATGGCAGAATTAAGTACATACATGAGATGGCACAAACCTTCTATGATCCGAATACTTCTGCCCTACAGACTATTGGTGCGCTTCAGGATATTACTGCCCGACGTGTATCCGAAATAGAAAATGAACGTTATCTGGAACTTATTGATCAAAACATTTTGAGTACCACCATGAGCATTGATGGCACTATCACTAATGTCTCACAAGCATTTAGTCAACTATGCGGTTATTCTAAAAACGAATTAATTGGTCACAAGCGCGACATTACTCTTCATCCGAATCTGTCAACTTCAGAACGACAGTCATTCTGGAAAATTCTAAATACAAAAGATGTCTGGCAAGGTGAAAGTAAAAACATGACTAAAACGGAGCAAGCGTTTTGGTTAACCTCTGTTTTTTCACCAATTTATGACGATTTCAATCGTATCGTTGGCTATTCAGAAATCAGCCAAGACATCACAGATCGAAAACTCGCTGAAGAGTTATCTATTACCGATCAACTTACCGGAATTAATAATCGACTACACCTTGAAAAAGTACTAGAAACTGAAATCGAAGGTATGCATAACAAACACAGTAAGCATTCGTTATTGATAATTGATTTGGATCATTTCAAGAGCATTAATGACACTTATGGTCATTTAGTTGGTGATGAGGTTTTAAAACACTTTTCCCATGTTTTAGCTGAAAATACTCGAAAAACGGATTGTGTTGGTCGATGGGGTGGCGAAGAATTTCTTGTTATCTGTCCAAATACCGACCTGAACTCAGCAATGATTTTAGCTGAAAAATTAAGATCACAAGTCGAAAAATCACAATTCCCTACGGTAGATAAAGTGACCTGTTGTATTGGAGTAGCTGACTTCAGAAGAGGAGATAACAATAAAGAACAAGCGCTGGCTCTAGCCGACAAAGCACTTTATGCGGCAAAAGAACAAGGGCGAAACAAAGTAGTTTCATACGGATCATGGTTAAAAACCGTCGAAGCGTGA
- a CDS encoding DeoR/GlpR family DNA-binding transcription regulator, with protein MIPAERQRTILSLLSHQEVLSISDLTEHLGVSHMTIRRDIVKLESSGKVISVSGGVQLAQALHSELSHDAKVEQQADEKTHIAQIAATLIDKNATVYLDAGTTALKIAHQIVDRDDLLIITNDFSIAAFLMSHSQCELYHTGGKVDRENQSSVGGKVAEFLAGMNIDIAFISSSSWNLKGLSTPNEGKVWVKKAIVKAAQTNYLISDSTKYGRIGSFHALDIDKFDGIITDQNLSQIVKVELMEKGLTVLDKPRTVTL; from the coding sequence ATGATTCCAGCAGAACGTCAAAGAACAATTTTGTCCCTTTTGTCACATCAAGAAGTACTCAGTATCTCTGATTTAACAGAGCATCTTGGCGTATCACATATGACGATCCGTCGTGATATTGTAAAGCTAGAGTCTTCAGGGAAAGTGATCTCAGTATCTGGCGGGGTGCAACTTGCACAGGCACTGCATAGTGAACTTTCACACGATGCGAAAGTAGAACAACAAGCAGACGAAAAAACACACATTGCCCAAATCGCAGCAACGTTAATCGATAAAAATGCCACCGTATATTTAGACGCTGGCACAACAGCGTTAAAAATTGCCCATCAGATTGTTGACAGAGACGATCTGCTGATCATCACAAATGATTTTTCTATTGCTGCGTTTCTGATGAGCCACAGTCAATGTGAGTTATACCATACCGGTGGAAAGGTAGACCGTGAGAACCAATCAAGTGTTGGTGGTAAAGTTGCCGAGTTCCTTGCAGGGATGAACATTGATATCGCCTTTATCTCCTCTTCTTCCTGGAACCTAAAAGGGTTGTCTACACCTAATGAGGGAAAAGTCTGGGTTAAAAAAGCCATTGTGAAAGCAGCGCAGACAAACTATCTCATATCAGACTCGACCAAATACGGTCGTATTGGTAGCTTTCATGCGTTAGATATCGATAAGTTTGACGGTATCATCACCGACCAAAACTTATCACAAATCGTTAAAGTAGAACTTATGGAGAAAGGTTTAACTGTTCTTGATAAGCCGCGAACCGTTACACTATAA